One window from the genome of Cucumis melo cultivar AY chromosome 12, USDA_Cmelo_AY_1.0, whole genome shotgun sequence encodes:
- the LOC107991992 gene encoding uncharacterized protein LOC107991992, with the protein MKYDKKKEFLNLEQGDMTMEQYDTEFDMLSRFAPDVVNDEEARTEKFVRGLRLDLQDIVRALRPTTHVDPSKAVGRGSTIDQKRKAESHPALAPQQNLRSGGVFQRHRQELVAAGRTLRELPVCRRCGRVHGGRCLVGSGVCFRCKQPGHTADICPQKLIESTPHQPPTSQQGRVFATTRQEPERAGTMVTSTLPILGNYALVLFDSRSSHSFISLVFVRQMGLEVELLGSILSVSTPSGEVMLSKDKVKACQIEIANHVLEVTLLVSDMRNFDVILGMDWLFLPKVISALKASKLLNQGTWSILASMVDTREPEVSLSFEPMVREYSDVFPDELPRLPLLREIDFTIELKPYTTPIPRAPYRMALAEQKELKVQLQELLDKGFIRPSVSPWGALVLFVKKKDGAMHLCIDYRELNKVTIKNRYPLPRIDDLFDQLQGATIFSKIDLRSGYHQLRIRDSDIPKTVFRSRYGHYEFIVMSFGLTNALVVFMDLMNKVFKDFLNTFVIVFIDDILVYSKTEAEHEEHLHQVLETLRANKLYAKFSKCEFWLKKVSFLGHVVSSEGVSVDPAKIEAVTSWPRPSTVSEVNDPYMVEKRRLVEVRQVEDFFISCDDGLTFDRRLCVPEDTAVRTELLTEAHSFSFTMYSCTKMYQDLRRLLRMLGPQLVQTTNAAIQKIRAHMLTTQSRQKSYADVRRKDLGFDVGDMDSLDQVILERGISPVKGLFVATLTSGCRYLESVILLLEFVRANLQAKAEVRAKTSW; encoded by the exons ATGAAGTACGACAAGAAGAAAGAGTTCCTGAACCTGGAGCAAGGTGACATGACCATGGAGCAGTATGACACCGAGTTTGATATGCTATCCCGTTTTGCCCCTGATGTAGTGAATGATGAGGAGGCCAGGACCGAGAAGTTCGTTAGAGGTCTCAGGCTAGACCTCCAGGATATCGTCCGGGCCCTTAGACCAACCACCCATGTTGATCCGTCCAAGGCTGTAGGCAGAGGGTCAACCATTgatcagaagaggaaggctgagtcGCATCCTGCTTTGGCACCGCAGCAAAacctgaggtcaggaggtgtcttccagcgGCATCGTCAGGAGCTTGTAGCAGCTGGGAGAACCTTGAGAGAGCTACCTGTTTGTCGTAGGTGTGGGAGAGttcatggaggtcgttgcttggtaGGAAGCGGAGTTTGCTTCAGGTGCAAGCAACCAGGGCATACCGCTGACATTTGTCCTCAGAAACTCATTGAGAGTACCCCGCACCAGCCTCCCACTTCccagcagggaagagtttttgccactactcgTCAGGAgcccgagcgagctggtactaTGGTGACaagtacgctcccaatcttggggaaTTATGCACTTGTATTGTTTGACTCTAGGTCATCCCATTCTTTCATATCTTTAGTATTTGTTCGACAAATGGGTTTAGAAGTTGAACTGTTGGGTAGTATATTATCTGTTTCTACCCCATCAGGAGAAGTCATGTTATCTAAAGATAAGGTAAAAGCATGTCAAATTGAGATAGCAAACCATGTGTTAGAGGTAACCTTACTAGTGTCAGACATGCGGAATTTTGATGTGattctaggcatggattggttgt TCCTACCCAAAGTCATTTCAGCTTTGAAAGCCAGTAAGCTACTCAaccagggtacttggagtatcttggccAGCATGGTGGACactagagagccagaagtttcttTGTCATTTGAGCCGATGGTGAGAGAGTACTCCGACGTTTTTCCTGATGAGCTTCCAAGACTCCCACTCCTAAGGGAGATTGATTTTACCATTGAGCTAAAGCCATACACTACTCCTATACCTAGAGCTCCTTATAGAATGGCCCTAGCTGAGcagaaagaactgaaggtgcagttgcaggagttgctggacaagggCTTTATTCGACctagcgtgtcaccttggggagcgcTAGTGTTGTTCgtaaagaagaaggatggagCAATGCATCTTTGTATTGATTATAGAGAGTTGAATAAGGTGACAATCAAGAACCGCTATCCCTTGCCTAGGATTGACGACTTGTTTGATCAGCTCCAAGGAGCCACTATTTTCTCTAAGATCGATTTACGTTCAGGCTACCACCAGCTGAGGATTAGAGatagtgatattcctaagactgTGTTCCGTTCCAGATACgggcattacgagttcattgtgatgtcctttggtttgactaatgctcTTGTcgtattcatggacttgatgaacaaggtgtttaaggatttcttaaacacgtttgttatagtttttattgacgatatcttggtttactccaagacagaggccgagcatgaggagcatttgcatcaagttttggagactcttcgagctaataagttgtatgccaagttttCCAAGTGCGAGTTCTGGTTGAAGAAGGTATCCTTTCTTGGACATGTGGTGTCTAGTGAGGGGGTTTCTGTAGACccagcaaagattgaagctgttactagttggcctcgaccgtctaccGTCAGCGAG gTAAATGATCCTTATAtggtcgagaagcgtcgttTGGTAGAAGTAAGGCAAGTTGAGGATTTCTTCATATCCTGTGATGATGGACTTACTTTTGATAGGCGTTTGTGCGTGCCAGAAGACACTGCAGTCAggacagagcttttgactgaggctcacagtttcTCATTTACTATGTACTCttgtacgaagatgtatcaagACTTGAGGCGTCTATTG agaatGCTAGGCCCCCAGTTAGTTCAgactaccaacgcagccatacagaagattagagctcATATGTTGACaacacagagcagacagaagagttatgctgatgtacggcGTAAGGATCTCGggtttgatgtgggagacatg gACAGTTTGGACCAAGTGATtttggagcgtgggatttctccagttaagggctTATTCGTTGCAACCTTGACCTCTG gaTGTCGCTACTTGGAAAGCGTGATTTTACTGTTAGAATTCGTtagagcaaatctccag gcaaaggCTGAGGTAAGAGCAAAGACAAGCTGGTga
- the LOC103501728 gene encoding uncharacterized protein LOC103501728: MGSKRRNNSLLDEEELGPDLKRHKLLGEVSPSSSPPASENPQLPGFNYGDDDEEEDFKFKQNGSKYDADEGDYNDDEEDDEEHDDHGNQVKRSRDVEVRKDCPYLDTVNRQVLDFDFEKFCSVSLSNLNVYACLVCGKYYQGRGKKSHAYTHSLEAGHHVYINLRTEKVYCLPDGYEINDPSLDDIRYVLNPRFAKEQVEQLDKNKQWSRALDGSDYLPGMVGLNNIKETDFVNVTIQSLMRVTPLRNFFLIPENYQHCRSPLVHRFGELTRKIWHARNFKGQVSPHEFLQAVMKASKKRFRIGAQSDPVEFMSWFLNTLHSELRITKKSSSIIYECFQGELEVVKEIHSKALIEKKENGDEQDAGTQGSSVVMETSRMPFLMLGLDLPPPPLFKDVMEKNIIPQVPLFNILKKFDGETITEVVRPHIARMRYRVTRLPQYLILHMRRFTKNNFFVEKNPTLVNFPVKNLELKDYIPLPTPKDNDKLRSKYDLIANVVHDGKPNEGCYRVFVQRKSEELWYEMQDLHVSETLPQMVALSEAYMQIYERQQ; this comes from the exons ATGGGATCAAAGAGGCGGAACAATAGTCTTCTAGATGAGGAAGAGTTGGGTCCGGACTTAAAGAGGCATAAATTACTTGGGGAGGTGTCACCTTCGTCTTCTCCACCTGCATCAGAGAATCCTCAGCTTCCGGGTTTTAACTATGgcgatgatgatgaagaagaagatttcaaatttaaacaaaatggaaGTAAATATGATGCAGATGAAGGGGATTACAATGAtgatgaggaagatgatgaagaacACGACGATCATGGAAATCAAGTTAAGCGAAGTCGTGATGTTGAAGTTCGAAAAGATTGTCCTTATCTTGATACTGTAAACCGTCAG GTtttggattttgattttgaGAAGTTTTGCTCTGTCTCTCTGTCAAATCTTAATGTTTATGCCTGCCTGGTATGTGGTAAATACTATCAAGGGAGGGGGAAGAAATCTCATGCTTACACTCATAGTCTTGAAGCTGGACATCATGTGTATATCAACCTTCGGACAGAGAAAGTTTACTGCCTTCCCGATGGATATGAGATTAATGACCCCTCGTTAGATGATATTCGATACGTTCTGAATCCAAG GTTTGCCAAAGAGCAGGTGGAGCAGCTTGACAAGAACAAGCAGTGGTCTAGGGCACTCGATGGTTCTGATTACCTTCCTGGAATg GTGGGCCTTAACAACATTAAAGAAACTGattttgtaaatgtaacaatTCAGTCCTTAATGAGAGTTACACCACTCAGGAACTTCTTCCTAATACCTGAGAACTATCAGCACTGCAGATCTCCACTTGTTCACCGGTTTGGTGAGCTCACACGTAAGATTTGGCATGCAAGAAACTTCAAAGGACAG GTAAGCCCGCATGAATTCCTGCAAGCCGTTATGAAGGCTAGTAAAAAACGTTTTCGAATAGGAGCACAGTCGGATCCTGTTGAGTTTATGTCATGGTTTCTTAACACACTTCATTCAGAACTGCGAATTACAAAGAAAAGTAGCAGTATAATCTACGAGTGTTTCCAG GGGGAATTGGAGGTTGTGAAAGAGATTCACTCCAAAGCTCTcattgagaagaaagaaaatggtgATGAGCAGGATGCTGGAACTCAAGGTAGCAGTGTGGTAATGGAAACTTCAAGAATGCCATTCTTAATGCTTGGATTGGATCTACCGCCACCACCTCTTTTCAAAGATGTTATGGAGAAAAACATAATACCACAG GTTCCACTCTtcaacattttgaaaaaatttgatGGTGAAACTATCACAGAAGTTGTACGGCCACATATAGCAAGGATGCGTTACCGGGTTACTCGATTGCCTCAGTACTTAATTCTTCATATGCGGCGATTTACGAAGAACAACTTTTTTGTGGAAAAGAATCCCACATTAG TGAACTTTCCTGTCAAGAATCTAGAATTGAAGGATTACATCCCCTTGCCAACACCTAAAGATAACGATAAATTGCGCTCAAAGTATGATTTGATTGCGAATGTTGTTCATGATGGCAAACCTAATGAAGGGTGCTACAGGGTATTTGTACAGAGGAAGTCCGAAGAATTATG GTACGAGATGCAGGATCTTCATGTCTCTGAAACACTTCCTCAGATGGTTGCTCTCTCTGAGGCTTATATGCAAATATATGAACGACAACAATAG